The following coding sequences lie in one Rutidosis leptorrhynchoides isolate AG116_Rl617_1_P2 chromosome 4, CSIRO_AGI_Rlap_v1, whole genome shotgun sequence genomic window:
- the LOC139843730 gene encoding uncharacterized protein, with amino-acid sequence MFNDDEVRSALSKMYEYSPVDGFVEISEGLGNMIKSLANEPSVGLFYVQQHTHKSVPNLVNLRNSITAKSREISLHTEDSEDSIKMLRSMKECGFPIVDDMLKDITKSLAIMSSKQPKKGLISSKSGSGSWGPATWRGINDVEKSTTYLSSVFRAAKEKTTNLKWAPLDTSESNDEDKGTNVMERVGEELPISSHTSLGNQEKDVLVHDLISNLSQAENFDEFKADKEAKFEEWLEGHNDDSPRRGADE; translated from the exons ATGTTCAA TGATGATGAGGTACGATCTGCTCTATCGAAGATGTATGAATATTCCCCTGTAGATGGCTTTGTAGAGATTTCAGAAGGGTTGGGAAACATGATAAAGTCGTTAGCAAACGAACCCTCGGTGGGTCTTTTTTACGTCCAACAACACACTCACAAGTCGGTACCGAACCTCGTGAATCTCAGAAACAGTATCACCGCTAAATCACGTGAAATTAGTTTACACACAGAAGATTCAGAGGATTCAATCAAAATGTTGAGATCAATGAAAGAATGCGGCTTTCCTATTGTTGACGACATGCTTAAAGACATAACAAAATCTTTAGCTATCATGTCATCAAAACAGCCGAAAAAAGGTTTGATTAGTAGTAAATCGGGTTCTGGATCGTGGGGTCCGGCTACTTGGAGGGGTATTAATGATGTTGAAAAGTCAACTACTTATTTATCGTCCGTTTTCAGGGCAGCCAAAGAGAAGACAACCAATCTAAAATGGGCTCCACTTGATACCTCTGAATCAAATGATGAAGACAAGGGTACAAATGTGATGGAAAGAGTAGGGGAAGAATTGCCTATATCGAGTCATACATCACTTGGGAatcaagaaaaagatgtgttagttCATGATTTGATATCGAATCTGTCACAAGCTGAAAACTTTGATGAATTTAAAGCTGATAAAGAAGCGAAATTTGAGGAATGGTTAGAAGGACATAATGATGATTCGCCTAGACGAGGGGCTGATGAATAA
- the LOC139839593 gene encoding protein FLOWERINGUS D translates to MNPPNENPHQILSNTNSPLQFTIHLPQSDPNSNPNSSISNPNPNSSNVNHVLSLGIPGKRRRGRPSSSSTNQVFNLPTSLQNPNQEASVLDVSDEIIVINKESTSEALLALTAGFPADILTEEEIDAGVVSVIGGIEQINYILIRNHIIAKWRENVFTGVTKEMFLNVVPSHCTKLLDSAYNYLVSHGYINFGVIKDRVPVETSGKSNVIVIGAGLSGLAAARQLISFGYKVTVLEGRKRPGGRVYTKKMEGGNRVAAADLGGSVLTGTHGNPLGILARQLSYPLHKIRDKCPIYGLDGQPVNAEVDAKIEVAFNQLLDKASKLRQLMGEVSQDVSLGAALDTFCEETVNPEEMSLFNWHVANLEYANASLLSRLSLAFWDQDDPYDMGGAHCFLPGGNGRLVQALAENVTILYEKTVQMIRYGSDGVQVVVNGGQVFEGDVALCTVPLGVLKSGSIKFNPELPQRKLDGIKRLGFGLLNKVAMLFSHNFWGTDTDMFGHLSDDPRRRGEFFLFYSYATVAGGPVLIAMVAGEAAHSFESMPPTDAVTRILQILRGIYEPQGIEVPEPIQTICTRWGSDPFCLGSYSNVAVGSSGDDYDILAESVGDGRLFFAGEATTKRYPATMHGAFLSGLREAANIAHYASNRALRAKLEKNPSKNAHACASLLADLFRDPDLEFGSFSVIYPKKNAQEEEKSMAILRVVFSGPVKKGNEGCVPDQPHSNKLLFQQLQSHFNQQQEVHVYSLLLKEQVFELREVKGGDEMRLNYLCEKLGVKLVGRKGLGPAADAVISSIKAERSKRKPALTSSGLKSGISKPKSAVKQKLVRKAKILRKNNSSSPFPPVNREGGVVAEAAGNNNGSSTPQINQEVEANKVAGGSVSVAANGSPGGGGGGSVIKFVVNGSNESTGSESIIEPPPNLVDKIRNIISSNTPNVQLDGEMK, encoded by the exons ATGAATCCACCAAATGAAAACCCACATCAAATTCTATCCAACACTAACAGCCCATTACAATTCACAATCCATCTTCCCCAATCTGACCCCAATTCAAACCCTAATTCTTCAAtttcaaaccctaaccctaattcaaGCAATGTCAATCATGTACTCTCACTCGGAATCCCTGGAAAAAGACGACGTGGcagaccatcatcatcatcaacgaaTCAGGTATTCAATCTACCAACTTCattacaaaaccctaatcaagaagCATCAGTGTTAGATGTATCTGATGAAATCATAGTTATTAATAAAGAATCAACTTCTGAAGCTTTACTTGCATTAACTGCTGGATTCCCAGCTGATATACTTACAGAAGAAGAAATTGATGCTGGTGTTGTTTCTGTTATCGGTGGGATCGAACAGATCAACTATATATTGATTCGAAATCATATTATTGCTAAATGGAGGGAAAATGTGTTTACTGGGGTTACAAAAGAGATGTTTTTGAATGTTGTTCCTTCACATTGTACTAAACTTTTGGATTCTGCTTATAACTATTTAGTTTCACATGGTTAtattaatttcggggttattaaggATAGGGTTCCTGTCGAAACGAGTGGTAAGTCAAATGTGATAGTAATTGGGGCTGGTCTTTCGGGGTTGGCTGCTGCACGACAATTGATCTCGTTTGGGTATAAAGTTACGGTTTTGGAAGGTAGAAAACGACCCGGCGGCCGAGTTTATACGAAAAAAATGGAAGGTGGGAATCGGGTTGCGGCTGCTGATTTAGGCGGGAGCGTTTTGACAGGTACACATGGGAACCCGTTAGGGATTTTGGCTAGGCAGTTGTCTTATCCTCTTCATAAGATTCGAGATAAATGTCCAATTTATGGTCTTGATGGTCAACCAGTCAACGCGGAAGTCGATGCGAAAATCGAGGTTGCGTTTAACCAGCTTTTGGATAAAGCGAGCAAATTGAGACAGTTAATGGGCGAGGTTTCGCAAGATGTTTCGCTTGGTGCTGCTTTGGATACATTTTGTGAAGAAACTGTAAACCCTGAAGAAATGAGTTTGTTTAACTGGCACGTTGCGAATTTGGAATATGCTAACGCAAGTTTACTCTCGAGGCTTTCGTTAGCGTTTTGGGATCAAGATGATCCGTACGATATGGGAGGCGCACATTGCTTTCTGCCAGGTGGCAATGGACGATTGGTTCAAGCGTTAGCTGAGAATGTAACAATTCTATATGAGAAAACGGTTCAAATGATACGTTACGGTAGTGATGGTGTGCAAGTGGTTGTTAATGGTGGTCAGGTATTTGAAGGTGATGTTGCGTTGTGTACGGTTCCTCTTGGGGTTTTGAAAAGCGGGTCGATTAAGTTTAATCCCGAGTTGCCTCAAAGGAAACTTGACGGGATTAAAAGGTTAGGGTTTGGTTTGTTGAATAAGGTTGCTATGCTTTTTTCTCATAATTTTTGGGGGACGGATACTGATATGTTTGGGCATTTGTCGGATGATCCTAGACGTAGAGGCGAGTTTTTTTTGTTTTATAGTTATGCGACTGTAGCGGGTGGGCCCGTTTTGATTGCCATGGTGGCAGGAGAAGCTGCTCATTCTTTCGAAAGCATGCCGCCTACTGATGCTGTCACACGAATTCTTCAAATTCTTCGAG GTATATACGAACCCCAAGGAATCGAAGTCCCCGAGCCAATACAAACCATATGCACGAGATGGGGAAGTGATCCTTTTTGTTTAGGCTCATACTCCAACGTTGCAGTCGGTTCATCAGGAGACGATTACGACATCTTAGCCGAAAGTGTCGGCGACGGAAGACTTTTCTTTGCAGGTGAAGCCACCACAAAACGATATCCCGCCACCATGCACGGAGCTTTTCTTAGCGGCTTACGAGAAGCCGCAAACATCGCACACTACGCTTCTAACCGGGCCCTACGGGCCAAACTCGAAAAAAACCCATCGAAAAACGCTCACGCGTGCGCGTCCCTACTTGCTGACTTATTCAGAGACCCCGATTTGGAGTTTGGAAGTTTTTCAGTTATTTATCCCAAGAAAAACGCGCAAGAGGAGGAAAAGTCAATGGCGATTTTACGGGTTGTGTTTAGTGGGCCCGTTAAGAAAGGTAATGAAGGTTGTGTACCTGACCAACCACATTCGAATAAATTGTTGTTTCAGCAGCTTCAATCACATTTTAATCAACAACAAGAAGTTCATGTGTACTCGTTGTTATTAAAAGAGCAAGTGTTTGAACTAAGAGAAGTTAAAGGAGGTGATGAAATGAGACTGAATTATTTATGTGAAAAGCTTGGAGTGAAGTTGGTTGGTCGAAAAGGGTTGGGGCCCGCTGCTGATGCTGTCATTTCTTCTATTAAGGCTGAAAGAAGTAAACGAAAGCCTGCTTTGACTTCGTCGGGTCTCAAATCTG GAATCTCGAAGCCAAAATCGGCTGTGAAGCAAAAGTTGGTTAG AAAGGCCAAAATATTACGCAAAAACAATAGCAGCAGCCCATTTCCTCCTGTTAACAGAGAAGGTGGTGTAGTAGCTGAAGCAGCTGGCAATAACAACGGGTCCAGTACCCCTCAAATTAATCAAGAGGTGGAAGCTAATAAAGTAGCTGGCGGCAGCGTTAGTGTTGCCGCCAATGGCTCtcctggtggtggtggtggtggttctgTGATCAAATTTGTTGTTAATGGAAGCAATGAAAGTACAGGTTCTGAATCAATAATCGAACCTCCACCAAATTTGGTTGACAAAATCAGGAATATTATTAGTTCTAATACTCCAAATGTTCAATTAGATGGCGAAATGAAATAG